The following are encoded together in the Parabacteroides chongii genome:
- a CDS encoding MBG domain-containing protein encodes MNKVYLIDVSRRLLIFVLLLGGYITQAVAADIYVPVKDVLSFYQGTEYANKVQLESHIQSLLQDAVSGTAIISEVVVQRNNGTLPPAELGVNSFSYTFNISGSSGDFAFRRTVGDDLISPTSIQLTGNTVNIAVSNAIEIKARQAVGNLNFPANWGNYVYGTPISDLNTKIQVLGMSGVSITDASVFLVKDGLEIQYTGNNSLEAGEYDVVVTFPPTEQFAYAPSLSNCTQQAIGSYISTAKLKVKEKPINNTIFPVFAEGVGGLGKMAANTNLIRAKNQINNNINPSDFISEIKVYSDANFSNEVTAGKLVPGAVYSYRVVLLPNYGKGNNVSASVGGATINFNTTKHSYDIVNAISVEKNTLTVKLPDFISSPIRIGGYNDNAAMATMLKQLIQDINPDMVDQNLVPKVDITDGTVSSSMPDNSLLGYKVTVQGDLTKTGLTFVTNGNVASTNLTVNGNVCSFKNSLLFVTTLPTTHSLAYPGNYQIDYEKDMLPNAVIRRIKSDLLVRNAGVLGNETFIVRLINNDLSNKNAIAETDDSFGYKIIITKSATLQEIETPANQRINVVDKGTTIEITYSKSIAIVPRPAIDFTFGEYTVQYVKGMTRTQVADKVRDFIYLANPFIAEYITNVQITNNRITENMGTATYRVTLSADLDVLFSEVTVNGQPHSSTTFEGTVNITPRPIAKVKLYKYEFKKEGASDDMIAKAILADLLLKNPDMKGAYISSVTLVPAIGRDLYSYTVVFNPNDNIRKIEVSNEDGGLIIPIEWGGYTTATYLRSVRLTDNGQSLAEYPLPINVQLPLWERPFGQTADEYAQDLLNDFRLTPGADRVTVPDLNNWGVKTYLINNETSTGDVPVRIAGESYPQVSDLYGYEVVAGANTQFSEYYTLNYTAPSSIHLTVNGNDVIAKLALRIVKAKRTLTLPEVNVTYNDINTKVALLDSVKKAVLEDPANEEFFELVAKTGVKPLKSFTVTINNIEEEGTTVAGTYTYSVAFVQKVTDNIEIREAGPKTLVVGQAPVVFTFPTDITYRYGKRKVAIEADILSQFLAANEGLLSAYTCFENPADLFKVMLTSADCSAEETETLPKNGDYGYRVDVLDANLLSNFLLDNQFGSNFHNVQNSVQIGQRKLTITLPTYLAATAEEETAAKAAFTFGKATKAEIEQMIYDDIVALNGAKIKSDYTLAVSLVTTKAQLDKNNPVIGDYNYTVELTSADYIFVYQIEGAEVTDGPGTNVVTAVNAVKVVAPGVVVTFNEEKLEGVWTIVAGKPVYELTNLTLASDDYGFTLISIKEDPENPTPAMTAARWNQLFKNNKLHWALYRNNKLQFHGNTLNSVLVDSVKNNVTQGNYKLRIVDASTLKAAIGNFEIQLDADLANLKVTPATVEVKAAKDAYTKVYGTVVTKDTDLNAKLVFATEPKLTAAKLLAEKNVIDLFETVDPLDTDVYEATAPVGDYQIRAIEARVKELFTPVIGVKFVASETEAKVSVTPAPLTATDLTVKVSVTREYGEEAADADVYAEVSGNLSEAFQAEITQLLNADKVNRTSWLDLSGVNKKTDVGTYELRFTSSAATRIAALLPNFDISAATLINAGLTVTPAPLTVRAKSYNRPYGGGNPDLEIEYIGLKNNEYENLADVFSVMPKIATDARSDSRGTYDIYFTVKGEARNYTVTHENGTLSIDKIRRTIIWPEDQRNLVIPVGETVELSAYLKSEADGKPSIYDIRYELSGNDRERVILSETARGVYAITGNVRTEGDNYVTITVFADGDDTYEDATPVTGTIKVIAPEGDAAKVNVIISNVTSIYDSNPRAVSVKVTDVETGEAVKDFSIYYEGDQLGSVPTLYPSTQDAPTDAGVYTVTVKATLGSVTYSYTAKNKMVIAPKPVVVTARSFNIRYGSEQPAYANAYDYNKSDFLNGEDFLVGQAPVVRLIGYNGKAGSYKLTPYSAQDFGRNYVITYVSGLLNVSKAAVTIQADDKETVYGKDLEELTYTATGFVNGETLKDLGFAPRISSTVTRTSDAGVYPITFSDNYTSDNYEVSYVDGKYNLQAASQKISWSPETTIDVEGGDVVLTATASSKLPVTFNSSNDAVAYVNQIGDAWILTPVTSGTVTVTAMQHGNKNYNAAEPVVITFLVDDEYLSVGNENLVVADQIDVYPRLFTNTVTVAAPSEIKQVELLSMNGTLQTVIRKPGSVIDLSTFGSGIYLLNVTLEDGTFKSVKIIKK; translated from the coding sequence ATGAACAAAGTATACTTAATCGATGTGAGTAGGCGACTACTTATATTCGTACTATTATTGGGAGGGTATATCACACAAGCAGTTGCAGCAGACATTTATGTCCCCGTAAAAGATGTCCTGTCGTTTTATCAAGGAACGGAATATGCTAATAAAGTGCAGCTGGAATCCCATATCCAAAGTTTATTGCAGGATGCTGTTAGTGGAACAGCGATCATTTCGGAGGTTGTAGTTCAGAGAAATAATGGAACTCTCCCTCCTGCTGAATTAGGTGTTAACTCCTTTAGTTATACCTTTAATATATCTGGAAGTTCCGGTGACTTTGCTTTTAGGCGAACAGTCGGTGATGACCTGATTTCTCCAACTTCGATTCAATTAACTGGTAATACTGTGAATATTGCCGTGTCTAATGCTATCGAGATCAAGGCCCGCCAGGCTGTCGGTAATCTGAATTTCCCAGCAAACTGGGGTAATTATGTGTATGGAACGCCTATCAGTGACCTGAATACCAAAATACAGGTATTAGGTATGTCCGGGGTATCGATTACTGATGCTTCGGTTTTCCTGGTTAAAGATGGTTTAGAGATACAATATACAGGCAATAATAGTCTGGAAGCGGGAGAATATGACGTAGTGGTTACGTTCCCGCCGACTGAACAGTTTGCCTATGCTCCCTCTCTGAGTAACTGTACCCAACAAGCTATCGGTTCTTACATTTCTACAGCAAAGCTGAAAGTAAAAGAGAAACCGATCAATAATACCATATTCCCTGTATTTGCAGAAGGAGTAGGCGGCCTGGGCAAGATGGCTGCAAACACGAATCTGATCAGAGCGAAGAATCAGATCAATAACAACATTAATCCTTCCGACTTTATCTCAGAGATAAAGGTCTATTCCGATGCCAATTTCAGCAATGAAGTAACAGCGGGCAAACTGGTCCCGGGAGCTGTATATAGCTATCGCGTCGTGCTTCTGCCGAATTATGGTAAAGGAAATAATGTGTCGGCCAGTGTTGGAGGTGCTACGATCAACTTCAATACAACAAAGCATAGTTATGATATCGTAAATGCGATTTCGGTTGAAAAGAATACGTTGACAGTAAAACTGCCGGACTTCATTTCCAGTCCGATCCGTATTGGCGGCTATAACGATAATGCTGCAATGGCAACGATGCTGAAACAACTGATCCAGGATATCAATCCGGATATGGTCGACCAGAACCTTGTTCCGAAGGTGGATATCACCGACGGTACGGTTTCTTCTTCTATGCCGGACAATAGCCTGTTGGGTTATAAGGTAACCGTACAAGGAGATCTGACAAAGACCGGTTTGACTTTTGTAACGAATGGTAATGTAGCTTCTACAAACCTGACTGTCAACGGTAATGTTTGTTCGTTCAAAAATTCACTGTTGTTCGTAACTACATTGCCTACAACCCATTCTTTGGCTTATCCGGGCAACTATCAGATCGACTACGAAAAAGATATGCTTCCGAATGCGGTCATCCGCCGTATCAAGAGCGACTTACTGGTTCGTAATGCAGGTGTATTAGGAAATGAAACATTCATTGTTCGCCTGATCAATAATGACCTGAGCAATAAGAATGCAATCGCAGAAACAGACGATTCGTTCGGCTATAAGATCATTATCACCAAGAGTGCAACTTTGCAGGAAATAGAAACACCGGCCAACCAACGGATCAACGTGGTTGATAAAGGTACGACTATTGAAATCACTTACTCAAAGAGTATCGCTATCGTTCCTCGTCCGGCTATCGACTTCACATTCGGCGAATATACCGTTCAATATGTGAAAGGCATGACGCGTACACAAGTAGCAGATAAAGTACGGGACTTCATCTATCTGGCAAATCCGTTTATTGCAGAGTATATAACGAATGTACAGATCACCAATAACCGGATCACGGAAAATATGGGTACGGCTACCTACCGGGTAACGTTAAGTGCTGACCTGGATGTTCTCTTCTCGGAAGTAACCGTGAACGGACAGCCGCATAGCTCGACTACATTTGAAGGTACTGTAAACATCACTCCGCGTCCGATCGCAAAAGTGAAACTGTATAAGTATGAGTTCAAGAAAGAAGGCGCATCCGACGATATGATCGCAAAAGCGATCCTGGCTGACCTGCTTTTGAAGAATCCGGATATGAAGGGGGCTTATATCTCCAGCGTAACATTAGTACCTGCCATCGGCAGAGATCTTTATTCGTATACTGTCGTATTCAATCCGAATGACAATATCCGGAAGATCGAAGTATCTAATGAAGACGGAGGTCTTATTATTCCGATAGAATGGGGAGGTTATACAACGGCAACTTATCTTCGCTCGGTACGATTAACCGACAACGGTCAGTCGTTGGCGGAATACCCGCTTCCGATCAATGTACAACTGCCTCTGTGGGAACGTCCGTTCGGACAGACTGCCGACGAGTATGCACAAGACTTGTTGAATGACTTCAGGCTGACTCCGGGTGCAGACCGCGTAACAGTTCCTGACCTGAATAACTGGGGTGTGAAAACATATCTGATCAACAACGAAACTTCTACAGGAGACGTTCCGGTACGTATTGCCGGCGAAAGTTATCCGCAGGTATCCGACCTGTATGGTTACGAAGTGGTTGCTGGCGCTAATACCCAGTTCTCCGAATACTATACATTAAATTATACGGCACCGTCCAGTATCCACCTGACAGTGAACGGTAACGATGTGATTGCCAAATTGGCTCTCCGTATAGTAAAAGCAAAACGTACGCTTACTTTACCGGAAGTGAATGTCACTTATAATGACATCAATACGAAAGTCGCTTTACTTGACTCCGTAAAGAAAGCAGTGCTGGAAGATCCGGCTAATGAAGAATTTTTCGAACTGGTAGCTAAGACAGGTGTTAAACCTCTGAAGAGCTTTACAGTTACTATCAATAATATAGAAGAAGAAGGAACAACCGTTGCCGGGACCTATACTTATTCGGTAGCATTCGTTCAAAAGGTAACGGATAATATCGAAATAAGAGAAGCAGGTCCGAAGACATTGGTTGTCGGTCAGGCTCCGGTTGTCTTTACATTCCCGACAGATATTACATATCGTTATGGAAAACGTAAAGTGGCTATCGAAGCTGACATCCTCAGTCAGTTCCTGGCAGCTAACGAAGGTCTGTTAAGTGCATATACCTGCTTCGAAAATCCGGCAGACCTGTTCAAGGTTATGTTGACTAGTGCTGATTGTTCAGCAGAAGAAACAGAAACGTTGCCGAAGAACGGTGATTACGGTTACAGGGTAGATGTACTTGATGCGAACCTGTTGTCGAACTTCCTGCTTGACAACCAATTCGGCAGTAACTTCCATAATGTACAGAACTCTGTTCAGATCGGTCAGCGTAAACTGACTATCACACTGCCTACTTATCTGGCCGCTACAGCCGAAGAAGAAACAGCCGCGAAAGCTGCATTTACATTCGGTAAAGCGACAAAGGCAGAGATCGAGCAAATGATCTACGATGATATCGTTGCTTTGAATGGTGCGAAGATCAAGAGTGATTATACGTTGGCAGTCAGCCTGGTTACTACCAAGGCGCAATTGGATAAAAATAATCCTGTAATCGGTGACTACAACTATACCGTTGAACTGACCTCAGCCGATTATATTTTCGTTTATCAGATCGAAGGTGCTGAAGTGACTGACGGACCGGGTACGAATGTCGTTACTGCTGTCAACGCAGTGAAGGTGGTTGCTCCGGGTGTCGTTGTGACATTCAACGAAGAAAAGCTCGAAGGTGTCTGGACGATCGTTGCCGGTAAACCGGTATATGAGCTGACCAACCTGACACTGGCAAGTGACGATTATGGATTTACCTTGATTTCTATAAAGGAAGATCCGGAGAATCCGACACCGGCCATGACAGCTGCACGCTGGAACCAGTTGTTCAAGAACAATAAGTTACATTGGGCATTGTACCGTAACAATAAACTTCAGTTCCACGGTAATACATTGAACAGTGTCCTGGTCGACTCTGTAAAGAACAATGTTACCCAGGGTAATTATAAACTTCGTATCGTAGACGCTTCGACATTGAAAGCAGCTATCGGTAACTTCGAAATCCAGTTGGATGCCGACTTGGCTAACCTGAAGGTGACTCCGGCAACAGTAGAAGTGAAAGCGGCTAAAGATGCTTATACAAAAGTGTACGGCACGGTCGTTACTAAAGATACCGATCTGAATGCGAAACTTGTATTTGCCACAGAACCGAAGCTGACCGCAGCTAAACTGCTGGCAGAAAAGAATGTGATCGACCTGTTTGAAACGGTAGATCCGCTCGATACTGACGTTTATGAAGCTACCGCTCCGGTAGGCGACTACCAGATCCGTGCAATCGAAGCAAGGGTGAAAGAACTGTTTACTCCGGTTATCGGCGTTAAGTTCGTGGCAAGCGAAACGGAGGCTAAAGTATCTGTTACCCCGGCTCCGCTGACGGCAACCGACTTAACGGTTAAAGTATCCGTTACACGCGAATATGGCGAAGAGGCAGCAGATGCTGATGTATATGCAGAAGTTTCGGGTAACTTATCCGAAGCCTTCCAGGCAGAGATCACCCAATTGCTGAATGCAGATAAAGTAAACCGTACAAGCTGGCTCGACCTGTCGGGCGTTAACAAGAAGACAGACGTCGGCACATACGAGTTGCGCTTTACATCTTCGGCCGCTACCCGGATCGCAGCCCTGCTTCCGAACTTCGATATCTCCGCTGCTACGCTTATCAACGCAGGCCTGACGGTAACGCCGGCTCCGCTGACCGTACGTGCGAAGAGCTACAACCGTCCTTACGGTGGTGGTAATCCGGATCTCGAAATCGAATACATCGGTTTGAAGAATAATGAATATGAAAACCTGGCGGATGTATTCTCTGTGATGCCGAAGATCGCGACAGATGCGAGATCCGACTCACGTGGTACATACGATATCTACTTCACGGTAAAAGGGGAAGCACGTAATTATACGGTAACTCACGAAAACGGAACCTTGTCGATCGATAAGATCCGCCGTACAATCATCTGGCCGGAAGATCAGCGCAACCTGGTAATCCCGGTAGGTGAAACAGTTGAGTTATCAGCTTACCTGAAATCGGAAGCCGACGGTAAACCGTCTATCTACGATATCCGTTACGAACTGTCGGGCAACGATCGCGAACGTGTGATCCTGTCTGAAACAGCAAGAGGCGTTTATGCTATAACCGGTAATGTACGTACGGAAGGTGACAACTATGTGACCATCACAGTATTTGCCGATGGCGATGATACCTACGAAGATGCCACTCCTGTAACCGGAACGATCAAAGTAATCGCTCCGGAAGGTGATGCAGCCAAAGTAAATGTAATCATCTCTAATGTGACCAGCATTTACGACAGCAACCCGAGAGCAGTAAGCGTAAAGGTAACCGACGTGGAAACAGGTGAGGCAGTGAAAGACTTCAGCATCTATTACGAAGGCGACCAGTTAGGTTCTGTTCCGACCCTGTATCCGTCTACCCAGGACGCTCCGACAGACGCCGGTGTATATACTGTAACGGTGAAGGCAACGCTCGGTTCCGTCACTTATTCTTACACCGCTAAGAACAAGATGGTGATCGCTCCGAAGCCGGTTGTGGTAACAGCCCGCAGCTTCAATATCCGGTACGGTAGCGAACAACCCGCTTACGCAAATGCATACGATTATAACAAGAGTGACTTCCTGAACGGCGAAGACTTCCTGGTTGGCCAGGCTCCGGTTGTTCGTCTGATAGGATACAACGGTAAAGCCGGCTCATATAAGCTGACTCCGTATTCTGCTCAGGACTTCGGTCGTAACTATGTGATTACTTATGTGTCCGGACTGTTGAATGTCAGTAAGGCTGCCGTGACTATCCAGGCTGATGACAAAGAAACTGTTTATGGTAAGGATCTGGAAGAACTGACCTACACGGCTACCGGCTTCGTGAACGGTGAAACGCTGAAAGACCTCGGTTTCGCTCCGCGTATCAGTTCGACTGTAACACGTACATCGGATGCAGGTGTTTACCCGATCACTTTCTCTGATAATTATACATCTGATAACTACGAAGTTTCTTATGTAGACGGTAAATACAACCTGCAGGCTGCTTCACAGAAGATAAGCTGGAGCCCGGAAACTACAATAGACGTAGAAGGTGGTGATGTGGTTCTTACGGCTACTGCTTCAAGTAAACTTCCGGTTACATTCAATTCGTCTAACGACGCGGTTGCTTATGTAAATCAGATCGGCGACGCATGGATACTGACTCCGGTTACTTCCGGTACGGTAACGGTTACAGCTATGCAGCATGGTAATAAAAACTACAACGCTGCTGAACCTGTGGTGATAACATTCCTTGTGGACGATGAATATCTGTCGGTAGGCAATGAAAACCTCGTCGTTGCAGACCAGATCGATGTATATCCGAGACTGTTTACCAACACTGTCACAGTGGCTGCTCCGTCTGAAATCAAGCAGGTAGAACTGCTGTCGATGAACGGAACATTACAGACAGTTATTCGCAAACCGGGATCTGTTATTGATCTGTCGACATTTGGATCAGGCATCTATCTGCTCAATGTAACATTGGAAGACGGAACGTTCAAATCAGTGAAGATCATTAAGAAGTAA